From Amphiprion ocellaris isolate individual 3 ecotype Okinawa chromosome 10, ASM2253959v1, whole genome shotgun sequence, one genomic window encodes:
- the zgc:55943 gene encoding uncharacterized protein C1orf21 homolog, producing the protein MGCTSAKQVSAVPNGEEGQNKAHSNGDLLSDEYKMKGVEKVKYISGEEAGVDGQDSTEKSALLGKGQHTDETGSNGNGKILSIHSSESQQEFFRMLDEKIEKGRDYCSEEEDMT; encoded by the exons ATGGGCTGCACCTCTGCTAAGCAGGTGTCTGCCGTGCCGAACGGTGAGGAGGGCCAGAATAAAGCCCACAGCAACGGAGACCTCCTGTCTG ATGAGTACAAGATGAAAGGAGTGGAAAAAGTCAAGTACATCAGTGGAGAAGAGGCAGGAGTGGACGGCCAGGACAGCACA GAGAAAAGTGCTCTCCTGGGTAAAGGTCAACACACAGATGAAACAGGATCAAACGGAAATGGAAAGATATT GAGCATCCACTCCTCAGAGAGCCAGCAGGAATTCTTCAGGATGTTGGACGAGAAAATTGAAAAG GGCCGGGACTACTgctcagaggaggaggacatgACATAG
- the sec22ba gene encoding vesicle-trafficking protein SEC22b-A: protein MILLTMVARVADGLPLAASIQEDEQSGRDLQQYQSQAKQLCRKLNAQSPDRCTLEAGDMNFHYLIAQGVCYLSLCEASFPKKMAFAYLEDLHNEFYDQYGRRVPTVTRPYSFIEFDTYIQKMKKSYVDSRARRNLGSINTELQDVQRIMVANIEEVLQRGEALSALDTKASNLTSLSKKYRSDAKYLNTRSTYAKVAAVAVFFITLIIYVRFWWL, encoded by the exons ATGATTTTACTGACGATGGTGGCCCGTGTGGCGGACGGACTGCCGCTGGCCGCGTCCATCCAGGAGGACGAGCAG TCAGGAAGAGACCTCCAGCAGTACCAGAGCCAGGCCAAGCAGCTTTGCCGTAAACTCAATGCTCAGAGTCCAGACCGGTGCACCCTGGAAGCCGGAGACATGAACTTTCA ctATTTAATAGCCCAGGGTGTATGCTACCTGTCCCTCTGTGAGGCTTCTTTCCCCAAAAAGATGGCTTTTGCATACCTTGAGGATCTCCACAATGAGTTCTATGACCAGTATGGAAGAAGAGTACCCACAGTAACGAGGCCGTACTCTTTCATCGAATTTG ACACATATATCCAGAAAATGAAGAAGTCGTACGTGGACAGCAGGGCTCGGAGGAACTTGGGCAGCATTAACACAGAGCTACAGGACGTCCAGAGAATCATGGTGGCAAATATCGAGGAAGTTCTGCAAAGAGGAGAAGCTCTTTCTG CTCTAGACACAAAAGCCAGCAATTTGACCTCCCTGTCGAAAAAGTACCGCAGTGATGCAAAATACCTGAACACGCGCTCCACCTACGCCAAGGTGGCTGCCGTGGCGGTGTTCTTCATCACACTCATCATCTATGTGCGTTTCTGGTGGCTCTGA
- the imp3 gene encoding U3 small nucleolar ribonucleoprotein protein IMP3 codes for MVRKLKYHEQKLLKKVDFINWEVDNNLHEVKVLRRFHIEKREDYTKYNKLSRSIRDLAQKIRDLDEKDGFRAQSTHRLLEKLYSIGLIPTKQNLSLTEKISASSFCRRRLPSIMLKLRMAQNLKTAITFIEQGHVRVGPDVVTDPAFLVTRNLEDFVTWVDSSKIKQHVMNYNDERDDFDLVA; via the exons ATGGTTCGTAAATTAAAGTACCATGAACAGAAGCTGCTGAAGAAGGTGGACTTCATCAACTGGGAGGTCGACAACAACTTGCATGAGGTCAAAGTGCTGCGGAGGTTTCACATCGAGAAGAGAGAAGATTACACCAA GTACAATAAGCTGAGTCGTAGCATCAGAGATCTCGCTCAGAAAATCAGAGACCTGGACGAGAAAGACGGCTTCAGAGCTCAGAGCACACATCGACTTCTAGAAAAACT GTACAGCATCGGTCTCATCCCCACCAAACAGAATCTGTCTCTCACAGAGAAAATCTCAGCCTCCTCATTCTGCAG GAGGCGGCTGCCCAGCATCATGCTGAAGCTTCGCATGGCTCAGAACCTGAAGACAGCCATCACATTCATCGAACAAGGAC ATGTACGCGTTGGACCAGATGTAGTTACAGACCCAGCATTTCTAGTCACAAG aaatctaGAAGATTTTGTCACGTGGGTGGATTCCTCAAAGATCAAGCAGCACGTTATGAATTATAATGATGAG agGGACGACTTTGATCTGGTGGCATAG
- the slc35a3b gene encoding solute carrier family 35 member A3b isoform X1, producing the protein MLTRTAGRSQECMAPPQAGQDPPPAADSDTEPPVMVSSSSHTSRLKYVSLGVLVLQTTSLVLTMRYSRTLKEDGPRYLASSAVVSAEVLKIITCTFLVLMENNYNMRAMNQLLKEEIVNKPVETLKLAVPAGIYTLQNNLLYVALSNLDAATYQVTYQLKILTTALFSVSMLGKRLGLYQWLSLLLLMAGVTLVQWPSDSGGDAEEKALSAGSQFVGLMAVLMACVSSGFAGVYFEKILKETKQSVWVRNIQLGLFSFVLGFIGMMVYDGQSVRQSGMFQGYSTVTCIVVALQAVGGLVVAVVIKYADNILKGFATSLSIILSTLISYFLLKDFSPTGLFFLGALLVIAATFLYGYERKPASSSSGIKV; encoded by the exons ATGTTGACCAG GACTGCAGGCCGGTCACAGGAATGCATGGCACCACCGCAGGCTGGACAA GATCCCCCGCCGGCTGCTGACTCCGACACAGAGCCCCCCGTCATGGTCTCGTCCTCATCTCACACCTCCAGGCTGAAGTACGTGTCTCTGGGTGTGCTGGTGCTGCAGACCACCTCGCTGGTTCTCACCATGCGTTACTCCCGAACCCTGAAGGAGGACGGCCCCCGATACCTGGCCTCCTCCGCCGTGGTGTCGGCCGAGGTGCTCAAAATCATCACCTGCACCTTCCTCGTCTTAATGGAGAACA ATTATAACATGCGGGCAATGAACCAGCTGTTGAAGGAGGAGATTGTGAACAAACCCGTGGAGACCCTGAAGCTGGCCGTTCCTGCAGGGATCTACACGCTGCAGAACAATCTGCTCTATGTCGCCTTGTCCAACCTGGACGCAGCCACATATCAG GTCACATACCAGTTGAAGATCCTCACCACAGCGCTCTTCTCTGTTTCAATGCTGGGGAAGAGGTTGGGCTTGTACCAGTGGCTCTCGCTGCTTTTGTTAATGGCTGGAGTCACTCTAGTGCAG TGGCCCTCGGACTCTGGAGGTGACGCTGAGGAGAAGGCTCTGTCTGCAGGCTCCCAGTTTGTAGGACTGATGGCCGTGCTGATGGCCTGCGTGTCCAGTGGTTTTGCTGGAGTTTACTTTGAGAAGATCCTCAAGGAGACTAAACAGAGTGTTTGGGTTCGCAACATACAGCTGG GTTTGTTCAGCTTTGTGTTGGGCTTCATAGGAATGATGGTGTACGACGGCCAAAGCGTGAGACAGTCGGGGATGTTTCAGGGCTACAGCACCGTCACCTGCATCGTTGTCGCCTTACAG GCTGTGGGCGGCCTCGTCGTCGCAGTAGTCATCAAATACGCAGACAACATCCTCAAAGGATTTGCCACCTCTCTGTCTATAATCCTGTCCACACTTATCTCATATTTCCTGTTGAAGGACTTCAGCCCCACCGG GTTGTTTTTCTTAGGAGCATTGCTGGTAATTGCTGCCACGTTTCTTTACGGCTACGAGCGAAAACccgccagcagcagcagcggcatcAAAGTGTag
- the slc35a3b gene encoding solute carrier family 35 member A3b isoform X2, translating into MCWNMFAEKDPPPAADSDTEPPVMVSSSSHTSRLKYVSLGVLVLQTTSLVLTMRYSRTLKEDGPRYLASSAVVSAEVLKIITCTFLVLMENNYNMRAMNQLLKEEIVNKPVETLKLAVPAGIYTLQNNLLYVALSNLDAATYQVTYQLKILTTALFSVSMLGKRLGLYQWLSLLLLMAGVTLVQWPSDSGGDAEEKALSAGSQFVGLMAVLMACVSSGFAGVYFEKILKETKQSVWVRNIQLGLFSFVLGFIGMMVYDGQSVRQSGMFQGYSTVTCIVVALQAVGGLVVAVVIKYADNILKGFATSLSIILSTLISYFLLKDFSPTGLFFLGALLVIAATFLYGYERKPASSSSGIKV; encoded by the exons ATGTGTTGGAACATGTTTGCGGAGaag GATCCCCCGCCGGCTGCTGACTCCGACACAGAGCCCCCCGTCATGGTCTCGTCCTCATCTCACACCTCCAGGCTGAAGTACGTGTCTCTGGGTGTGCTGGTGCTGCAGACCACCTCGCTGGTTCTCACCATGCGTTACTCCCGAACCCTGAAGGAGGACGGCCCCCGATACCTGGCCTCCTCCGCCGTGGTGTCGGCCGAGGTGCTCAAAATCATCACCTGCACCTTCCTCGTCTTAATGGAGAACA ATTATAACATGCGGGCAATGAACCAGCTGTTGAAGGAGGAGATTGTGAACAAACCCGTGGAGACCCTGAAGCTGGCCGTTCCTGCAGGGATCTACACGCTGCAGAACAATCTGCTCTATGTCGCCTTGTCCAACCTGGACGCAGCCACATATCAG GTCACATACCAGTTGAAGATCCTCACCACAGCGCTCTTCTCTGTTTCAATGCTGGGGAAGAGGTTGGGCTTGTACCAGTGGCTCTCGCTGCTTTTGTTAATGGCTGGAGTCACTCTAGTGCAG TGGCCCTCGGACTCTGGAGGTGACGCTGAGGAGAAGGCTCTGTCTGCAGGCTCCCAGTTTGTAGGACTGATGGCCGTGCTGATGGCCTGCGTGTCCAGTGGTTTTGCTGGAGTTTACTTTGAGAAGATCCTCAAGGAGACTAAACAGAGTGTTTGGGTTCGCAACATACAGCTGG GTTTGTTCAGCTTTGTGTTGGGCTTCATAGGAATGATGGTGTACGACGGCCAAAGCGTGAGACAGTCGGGGATGTTTCAGGGCTACAGCACCGTCACCTGCATCGTTGTCGCCTTACAG GCTGTGGGCGGCCTCGTCGTCGCAGTAGTCATCAAATACGCAGACAACATCCTCAAAGGATTTGCCACCTCTCTGTCTATAATCCTGTCCACACTTATCTCATATTTCCTGTTGAAGGACTTCAGCCCCACCGG GTTGTTTTTCTTAGGAGCATTGCTGGTAATTGCTGCCACGTTTCTTTACGGCTACGAGCGAAAACccgccagcagcagcagcggcatcAAAGTGTag
- the slc35a3b gene encoding solute carrier family 35 member A3b isoform X3 produces MAPPQAGQDPPPAADSDTEPPVMVSSSSHTSRLKYVSLGVLVLQTTSLVLTMRYSRTLKEDGPRYLASSAVVSAEVLKIITCTFLVLMENNYNMRAMNQLLKEEIVNKPVETLKLAVPAGIYTLQNNLLYVALSNLDAATYQVTYQLKILTTALFSVSMLGKRLGLYQWLSLLLLMAGVTLVQWPSDSGGDAEEKALSAGSQFVGLMAVLMACVSSGFAGVYFEKILKETKQSVWVRNIQLGLFSFVLGFIGMMVYDGQSVRQSGMFQGYSTVTCIVVALQAVGGLVVAVVIKYADNILKGFATSLSIILSTLISYFLLKDFSPTGLFFLGALLVIAATFLYGYERKPASSSSGIKV; encoded by the exons ATGGCACCACCGCAGGCTGGACAA GATCCCCCGCCGGCTGCTGACTCCGACACAGAGCCCCCCGTCATGGTCTCGTCCTCATCTCACACCTCCAGGCTGAAGTACGTGTCTCTGGGTGTGCTGGTGCTGCAGACCACCTCGCTGGTTCTCACCATGCGTTACTCCCGAACCCTGAAGGAGGACGGCCCCCGATACCTGGCCTCCTCCGCCGTGGTGTCGGCCGAGGTGCTCAAAATCATCACCTGCACCTTCCTCGTCTTAATGGAGAACA ATTATAACATGCGGGCAATGAACCAGCTGTTGAAGGAGGAGATTGTGAACAAACCCGTGGAGACCCTGAAGCTGGCCGTTCCTGCAGGGATCTACACGCTGCAGAACAATCTGCTCTATGTCGCCTTGTCCAACCTGGACGCAGCCACATATCAG GTCACATACCAGTTGAAGATCCTCACCACAGCGCTCTTCTCTGTTTCAATGCTGGGGAAGAGGTTGGGCTTGTACCAGTGGCTCTCGCTGCTTTTGTTAATGGCTGGAGTCACTCTAGTGCAG TGGCCCTCGGACTCTGGAGGTGACGCTGAGGAGAAGGCTCTGTCTGCAGGCTCCCAGTTTGTAGGACTGATGGCCGTGCTGATGGCCTGCGTGTCCAGTGGTTTTGCTGGAGTTTACTTTGAGAAGATCCTCAAGGAGACTAAACAGAGTGTTTGGGTTCGCAACATACAGCTGG GTTTGTTCAGCTTTGTGTTGGGCTTCATAGGAATGATGGTGTACGACGGCCAAAGCGTGAGACAGTCGGGGATGTTTCAGGGCTACAGCACCGTCACCTGCATCGTTGTCGCCTTACAG GCTGTGGGCGGCCTCGTCGTCGCAGTAGTCATCAAATACGCAGACAACATCCTCAAAGGATTTGCCACCTCTCTGTCTATAATCCTGTCCACACTTATCTCATATTTCCTGTTGAAGGACTTCAGCCCCACCGG GTTGTTTTTCTTAGGAGCATTGCTGGTAATTGCTGCCACGTTTCTTTACGGCTACGAGCGAAAACccgccagcagcagcagcggcatcAAAGTGTag
- the slc35a3b gene encoding solute carrier family 35 member A3b isoform X4 codes for MVSSSSHTSRLKYVSLGVLVLQTTSLVLTMRYSRTLKEDGPRYLASSAVVSAEVLKIITCTFLVLMENNYNMRAMNQLLKEEIVNKPVETLKLAVPAGIYTLQNNLLYVALSNLDAATYQVTYQLKILTTALFSVSMLGKRLGLYQWLSLLLLMAGVTLVQWPSDSGGDAEEKALSAGSQFVGLMAVLMACVSSGFAGVYFEKILKETKQSVWVRNIQLGLFSFVLGFIGMMVYDGQSVRQSGMFQGYSTVTCIVVALQAVGGLVVAVVIKYADNILKGFATSLSIILSTLISYFLLKDFSPTGLFFLGALLVIAATFLYGYERKPASSSSGIKV; via the exons ATGGTCTCGTCCTCATCTCACACCTCCAGGCTGAAGTACGTGTCTCTGGGTGTGCTGGTGCTGCAGACCACCTCGCTGGTTCTCACCATGCGTTACTCCCGAACCCTGAAGGAGGACGGCCCCCGATACCTGGCCTCCTCCGCCGTGGTGTCGGCCGAGGTGCTCAAAATCATCACCTGCACCTTCCTCGTCTTAATGGAGAACA ATTATAACATGCGGGCAATGAACCAGCTGTTGAAGGAGGAGATTGTGAACAAACCCGTGGAGACCCTGAAGCTGGCCGTTCCTGCAGGGATCTACACGCTGCAGAACAATCTGCTCTATGTCGCCTTGTCCAACCTGGACGCAGCCACATATCAG GTCACATACCAGTTGAAGATCCTCACCACAGCGCTCTTCTCTGTTTCAATGCTGGGGAAGAGGTTGGGCTTGTACCAGTGGCTCTCGCTGCTTTTGTTAATGGCTGGAGTCACTCTAGTGCAG TGGCCCTCGGACTCTGGAGGTGACGCTGAGGAGAAGGCTCTGTCTGCAGGCTCCCAGTTTGTAGGACTGATGGCCGTGCTGATGGCCTGCGTGTCCAGTGGTTTTGCTGGAGTTTACTTTGAGAAGATCCTCAAGGAGACTAAACAGAGTGTTTGGGTTCGCAACATACAGCTGG GTTTGTTCAGCTTTGTGTTGGGCTTCATAGGAATGATGGTGTACGACGGCCAAAGCGTGAGACAGTCGGGGATGTTTCAGGGCTACAGCACCGTCACCTGCATCGTTGTCGCCTTACAG GCTGTGGGCGGCCTCGTCGTCGCAGTAGTCATCAAATACGCAGACAACATCCTCAAAGGATTTGCCACCTCTCTGTCTATAATCCTGTCCACACTTATCTCATATTTCCTGTTGAAGGACTTCAGCCCCACCGG GTTGTTTTTCTTAGGAGCATTGCTGGTAATTGCTGCCACGTTTCTTTACGGCTACGAGCGAAAACccgccagcagcagcagcggcatcAAAGTGTag
- the fam78ba gene encoding protein FAM78B, translating to MCILARYHLFPSSLVLLILLAACTMGCIQSIACKPRIRRENIVVYEVSASIDQCPTIIEENSPIVLRYKTPYFRASAGVVMPPVPRNETWVVGWIQACTQMEFYNTYGDIGMSSWELPELREGRVKAISDSDGVSYPWYGNTTETVTLTGPTSKPSRLTVSMNDNFYPSVTWAVPISNSNTPMLTHITRDQSFITWLVAMNSVTKERIVLQTVRWRMRVDIAVDPDMPLGSRASLVGRPYQEQPHILNYQEPIPPNALGRPNANDAQVLMWRPRRGAPLVVIPPK from the exons ATGTGCATACTGGCCAGGTATCATCTGTTCCCTTCTTCTCTGGTTTTGCTCATCCTGCTTGCTGCCTGCACTATGGGCTGTATTCAGAGCATTGCATGCAAGCCCCGCATCAGACGGGAGAACATTGTGGTGTACGAGGTGTCCGCCTCTATTGACCAGTGTCCCACCATCATCGAGGAGAACTCACCGATTGTGCTGCGTTACAAGACGCCTTACTTCAGGGCCTCAGCAGGAGTTGTGATGCCGCCAGTGCCCCGCAATGAAACCTGGGTGGTGGGATGGATCCAAGCTTGTACCCAGATGGAGTTCTACAACACCTATGGAGATATTGGCAT GTCCAGCTGGGAGctaccagagctcagagagggtCGGGTCAAGGCCATCAGCGACTCGGACGGCGTCAGCTACCCCTGGTACGGCAACACCACAGAGACGGTCACTCTGACCGGACCCACGTCCAAACCGTCCCGTCTGACGGTCAGCATGAATGACAACTTCTACCCCAGCGTGACCTGGGCGGTTCCCATCAGCAACAGCAACACACCCATGCTGACCCACATCACCAGGGACCAGAGTTTCATCACCTGGCTGGTGGCCATGAACTCTGTCACCAAG GAGCGTATCGTGTTGCAGACGGTGCGGTGGCGGATGCGGGTGGACATCGCCGTGGATCCAGACATGCCTCTGGGCTCTCGGGCCTCGTTGGTGGGCCGTCCATACCAGGAACAGCCGCACATCCTCAACTACCAGGAGCCCATCCCTCCCAACGCACTGGGGAGGCCCAACGCCAACGACGCCCAAGTGCTAATGTGGAGGCCGAGGAGAGGGGCGCCACTTGTGGTCATACCGCCTAAATAA